A single region of the Mugil cephalus isolate CIBA_MC_2020 chromosome 4, CIBA_Mcephalus_1.1, whole genome shotgun sequence genome encodes:
- the slc6a11b gene encoding sodium- and chloride-dependent GABA transporter 3 encodes MTAEKSGPVINGKPEDGRDPEGSSSSLDNREYNERGHWNNKIEFVLSVAGEIIGLGNVWRFPYLCYKNGGGAFFVPYVIFFVCCGIPVFFLETALGQFTSEGGITCWRKVCPLFEGIGYATQVIEAHLNVYYVVILAWAIFYLFNCFTTELPWAACGHYWNTENCVDYYGENSTNITNPNATSPVIEFWERRVLKISDGIEHMGWIRWELAMCLALAWFICYFCIWKGPKSTGKVVYVTATFPYVMLLVLLVRGVTLPGAYDGIKFYLYPDISRLSDPQVWVDAGTQIFFSYAICLGCLTALGSYNAYNNNCYRDCIMLCCLNSGTSFVAGFAIFSVLGFMAYEQNVPIEAVAESGPGLAFIAYPKAVTMMPLSPLWACLFFMMLIFLGLDSQFVCVESLVTAVVDMYPETFRRGYRRELLILGMSIVSFFIGLIMCTEGGMYVFQLFDAYAASGMCLLFVAIFESICIGWVYGSDRFYQNIEDMIGYKPVFFIKWCWMILTPGICAGIFLFFLIKYKPLKYNNVYTYPDWGYGIGWFMAMSSMVCIPLGMIWMIWKTPGTFSERIKKLTTPSPDLKMRGKLSTLSPYAANDAKLKADGKISTISEKETHF; translated from the exons ATGACAGCTGAGAAGAGCGGGCCCGTTATAAACGGTAAACCAGAGGACGGTAGAGACCCGGAAGGGTCCAGCTCCAGTCTAGACAACAGGGAGTACAATGAGAGGGGCCACTGGAACAACAAGATTGAGTTCGTCCTGTCTGTGGCTGGAGAGATCATTGGACTGGGCAACGTCTGGAGGTTTCCTTACCTCTGCTACAAGAATGGAGGAG GTGCGTTCTTCGTTCCATATGTCATCTTCTTCGTGTGCTGTGGTAtccctgtgtttttcctggAGACCGCCCTGGGTCAGTTCACCAGCGAGGGAGGTATCACCTGCTGGAGGAAAGTCTGTCCACTGTTTGAGG GTATCGGCTATGCAACGCAGGTGATTGAAGCTCATCTCAACGTGTACTATGTAGTGATCCTAGCCTGGGCCATTTTCTACCTCTTCAACTGTTTTACCACAGAGCTGCCGTGGGCTGCCTGCGGGCACTACTGGAACACAG aaaactGTGTGGACTATTATGGAGAAAACAGCACCAACATCACAAACCCCAACGCCACTTCTCCAGTCATTGAGTTCTGGGA ACGCCGAGTGCTGAAGATATCAGATGGTATCGAGCACATGGGGTGGATACGCTGGGAGCTGGCCATGTGTCTGGCCCTGGCCTGGTTCATCTGCTACTTCTGCATCTGGAAGGGACCCAAATCAACTGGCAAG GTTGTGTATGTGACGGCTACCTTCCCTTATGTCATGTTGTTGGTCCTGCTGGTCAGAGGAGTGACACTGCCCGGCGCATATGACGGCATCAAGTTCTACCTCTACCCGGACATTTCACGTCTCTCTGACCCTCAG GTATGGGTGGATGCAGGAACCCAAATCTTCTTCTCCTATGCCATCTGCTTGGGCTGTCTCACTGCTCTTGGAAGTTATAACGCATACAACAATAACTGCTACAG GGACTGCATCATGCTGTGTTGTCTCAACAGCGGCACCAGCTTTGTGGCAGGTTTTGCCATCTTCTCTGTGCTGGGCTTCATGGCCTATGAACAAAATGTCCCCATAGAGGCTGTGGCAGAATCTG GTCCCGGCCTTGCATTCATTGCATACCCTAAGGCTGTCACCATGATGCCCCTGTCTCCACTTTGGGCTTGTCTCTTCTTCATGATGCTGATCTTCCTTGGCCTGGACAGTCAG tttgtgtgtgtggagagttTAGTGACTGCTGTGGTGGACATGTACCCAGAGACCTTCAGGAGAGGCTACCGGCGAGAGCTGCTGATTCTTGGCATGTCCATAGTCTCCTTCTTCATAGGACTCATCATGTGTACAGAA GGAGGGATGTACGTCTTCCAGCTGTTTGACGCCTACGCTGCCAGCGGgatgtgtttgctgtttgtggCCATATTTGAGTCCATATGTATCGGCTGGGTGTACG GAAGTGACAGATTCTACCAAAATATTGAGGACATGATTGGCTACAAACCCGTCTTTTTCATCAAATGGTGCTGGATGATCCTGACCCCGGGCATCTGTGCT ggtattttcctcttcttcctgatTAAATACAAACCGCTGAAGTACAACAACGTGTACACCTACCCAGACTGGGGCTACGGCATTGGCTGGTTCATGGCCATGTCCTCCATGGTTTGCATTCCTCTGGGGATGATCTGGATGATCTGGAAGACTCCAGGCACCTTCTCAGAG AGAATAAAGAAGCTCACCACCCCCAGCCCAGACCTGAAGATGAGAGGGAAACTCTCCACCCTCAGTCCTTATGCTGCCAATGATGCAAAACTTAAGGCTGATGGGAAGATATCCACCATCTCAGAGAAGGAGACACATTTCTAA